AAGGATATTTAGAGTTTCGGATATGGTACAGGTGGATATGAAACAATGGTTTGGGAACTTGGTATTTAACGTCTTGGTTAGGATTATTTCAGGGAAGAGGTTTCAGCTCAACGATGAAGAAGGAGTTCAATTTCAAAATGTGGCAAGGAAATTCCTTGAGTTATTAGGCACTTTTGTGGTGTCAGATTTCGTTCCCTTTATGAATCTTTCCAGGTTAATTTGTTTATGTTCAGAAAttgttttaattatttgtttGATTCTGTTGTGTTCGGACTGAAGCGTTTGATATTCATATTCTACATTTTTTTGTTAATTCAATGTGTTGATTTTTAATCGAATCATCTCAAATTGGAAACTGTATTTGTGATATACAAGTAACACTAGGATTAGATCTTAGTTCAGTTAATCACTATTCGTGTTTATTTGATCATGAATTGTAACACGTGAGATTTGTCTGACTTAGAAGGGGTGTTGATGTTAGTTGACGTTGTGTAGGGTTTGCCAGGATGAAACTGAGATCAACTAGGGTTCTAAGAAGGGTAAAACCCCAACTCGATTCAGACATCAAAAATCAAGACTGTTCTAATAAAAAGAGGTTGTTGTTGAGATCTGGTAAATCAATTTCTAATAACAAAAGAGCAAATAAAGCTGATATTTGGGCATGTGTTGATAATTGTGTTGAAAATTGTGAAATTGGTGTGAAAGAAACCGTAAACAGTGATGATAAAGGGTTGTTTTTGGGATCAGAGGTGTTGGATCCGATCAAAGATTCGGTTGTTTCTTGTTTTAAACAAGAAGTTGAAGAGGAACAAGGAAACAAATTGATGTCTGTAAATTTGGAATCAGAAACATGTGCTGATGATTCAATGGTTATCAAtgtgggaggtggtggtgggtggtcgTTGGTGGTTAATGGTTAAGACTACATGTACTGGGGCGCGGTGAAGGCCATAGCGCCGGGATGGAGCCCCCCACACCGCCCCCAGGGGCGCCATgagcaaaaaaaaaacaaccgGCGTGAAATATATCGCGGCGCGAGAAGGAGGAAGGGTTGTTTCCATtttccactttggtccctgcattttacactttggtccctgtattaaaacactttggtccctgcattttacactttggtccctgcattttacactttggttatgatgaggtagggctttatgactacggcctcaagccccataaagccccggggtgacgtggcatgccacatggcgcataacgcccctttgggggctttatgactacacatgccctAATGGTGAGGGGAAACAGAGAGAAAAGTGGGGGGTGGGTGGGGTTGGGGTTGGGGTGGGGTTGTTTTGTTAGTGTAGAAGATAAAGGGtaaatttgtcatttcacatACACTTAACGGAGAAAACAAACGTCATCCATTCCAGGGACTATCCAAGTAACAAACTGTCGAACCAtagggagcaccggtgtaatttccaaaagctggggactataggtgttattttgcaaaaccacggggactatccgtgcattttactcaatAATTTATATGGCACACCAACCTATACAAATTTATGTGGTGTGTGTTGTTGTTCATTCAATAGACAATTGACTTTGATTTTAAGGCTAGCCAGTTGCCAACGATTCTAAAGGCAGTTATTTTCAAGTCTATAATTTGTCATTTTTGACTTGATGTATGAAGTGTTCATCAAGACCACTCCTTTCTATGTGGTGATAAACTAAATGAAATTTAGGGCCACTGTTTGATAATAACTCTCATAGTTCTGTTTCTACAAGAAGTCATGGAGTCCCCTCTCTCATTTTTAACAACTGTAACATCCATTTTTGTTGTTTTGGCAATAGATTTGATCTTGAGGCAAAAGCGGTTAAATATAGTGAAGAACCAAGCAGCACCTCAAGCAAAGGGTTCATGGCCTATAATTGGACACCTGCACCTTCTAGGCGGATCTCGACCACCTCAACAGGTTTTAGGAGACATGGCTGACAAATATGGCCCTATCTTTACCATCAAGCTTGGTATTCACCAAGTTTTGGTTGTGAGTAGTGGGGAGGTAGCTAAAGAGTGCTTTACCACACACGACAAGGTGTTTGCAAGTCGACCGAAAGCAAAGGCATCAGAGATCATGGCCTATAACTACGCCATGTTTGGCCTGGCTCCGTATGGCGATTACTGGCGACAAGTTCGCAAGATCGTTATGCTTGAGGTACTCTCTCAACGACGAGTCGAGATGCTTGGACTTGTTCGATTTTTAGAAGTTAGAGCATCCACCAAGGATCTATATGAGGCGTGGCTAATGAAAAAAGAGAGTGAAGGTTCGGATATGGTACAGGTGGATATGAAACAATGGTTTGGTAACTTGGTATTTAATATTCTAGTTAGAATTATTTCAGGGAAGAGGTATCAGCTAAACGACGAAGAAGGAGTTCGATTCCAAAAAGTGGCAAGAAAACTCTTTGAGTTATTGGGTGCATTTGTGGTGTCGGATTACATTCCCTTTACGAATCGTTTCGACATTGGAGGATATGAGAAAGAAATGAAGATGACAGGTAAAGAAATGGACAACATTATTGAAGGATGGTTAAAGAAtcgaaagagagagaaagagtctgGGCAGCAACAAGAAGGCGACCAATTCTTCATGGATGTGCTGATTTCTATTCTCCAAGATGCATCTAAGGAGGATTTCCCAGGTTATGACCATGACACAGTCATCAAAGCTACATGTCTGGTAATCTTGATTTAGTTTGATCAGTTTTACAATTAGTATTGCTAGAAAAGTATGAAAATTTCCGACAAACAATAGCATCAGAAATTCCTATACATTTCCAACAAAATACTTACGTAGGAAAATATTCTGTATGAATTCCCTTTGTCAGAAAGTTGTCGCTAATGGTTGTTACCTATGCATTTCTGGCGAACTTCACATAGGAGACAACCAAGAATTCTAGTAGGGTGCTGCATTATTATTTGCTGATATATGCATCTTAATATTTTTAAAGATACAGTTGACCAGTGTATATATTGATGTTCCCTTGATGTTAATTGCTTGGGAAAGTAACAATTTAGAAATACcctattagatttttttttgcataccgtAAGTTATTATAAAAGCTTAAGTTAACGTCATATTGCTTATAATCGAATCCAAAAACATTTTCGATAATTTAAATCGTGCTGCAGGCAATGATAACTGCTGGCTCGGACACAACATCTGTGACTTTGACATGGGCTTTATCTTTGCTACttggtgtttgggattgctttttcaaaatagattatgcgttttgaataatcagaatcagataatcagctgtaacaaaacgtgctgcagaaagattgtgtttggcaaatatatatattttaaaaaatatatatattttaaaaaataaataagtgaaatgACAAAAAAAGACATTAACCATCAAATCAAACAAACAATATCAAGAAGCCAATATCAACAAACTCCAGTTCAATCGCTACGCCATATGATTTCGGTGCAAGGTAAGTAAACAAATTATTCACTATTTTGCATTAGTACCGCAATTGCAACAGATGAACATTCAAATGGATTGCATAATATTTTTTGCAATTCTCTCTCTTACCGAACTCATATACATATCGTCTTGCGGCTACgcacatatatatttatatttacgtACATATCGAACACCCATACATACTTATATTTACGTACATGCGGCTACGCACATATATATTTATCATTCACACGGCTGCACATAACTCAGTTTCACACATACATACAGTTGCACCTACGGCTATGATACTACGTATTGGCATACATATACACGGATACACACGGTTCGCTGACTAAGCATACATACCATCGGTCTCAATGAGACCATTCGTACTCGATTCGCGTAACATTATACTTGGTTTGCATATACATTCTTTCATACAGTTTGCACACACACATAACCGCACCTACGGTCAgcggcggatctagaaaatccgccaagccgtaacgttttataaataagccgtaacgaaattgaaaaaacctcaaatttttccgaaatttacactaatttttccaaatttttcCGCCCCAAGCCGTAGCGGGTGTTGCCCCCCGGCATAAGGTAGCTCCGCCACTGCCTACGGTTCACCTACGCGACATACACACTGCTCGTTTATCTTACACATATATTGTTCACATACAACTCCACATATACGGTTATGTATACATGCATGCAAATTTAAGACACTAATCCaagtttgcaaaaaaaaaaaaacatattcagTTAAACATGGTATCACATAAACAAGAATTCACAACTCGAACCAAAACCGTGACGAAGAAACTGCGACGAAAGTGTTGATTTAACGAGTTACGAACGAGGGAGAGATCTTAATTATTTTCAAAGCATgacatattttttatatattttttttctctatgtgcgtttttcttaaaaaagcccacgctttttttgcgccttgcgcctaggttccgggcgaggccgatgcgcctcgcctgcgtcttgcgtctttgacaacaaAGGAACCACCAAACCAGCGGTGGACCCACCCAACCTGGCTGGTTTGGTTTGCCGTTTCTCAGTGGTTGGGTCCACTCCTATTGATCCAAACACTATTTTCTTCTACAATCTAATTTATCACAGCTGATGTTATTTATGCAGAGTCACATAATCACTTTCTAAGTTTCCTATAGATGTTTTTTTTCTTATGTATACAAAGAAAGAGAATATCTGGTACATGTAACTAGATAGGTGATAAAAGGTAAGCATCAATGTCGATTCTCATCAAATTTGGTTTAACTAGGTTTAATTGATCCCAAACCTACAATCCACTTATATAATTTAACAACCTACCAAAAGCAACAACTGTTTTGGGTGATGACGAGGCTGCTAAATTAATCCCAATAGATGGAATTAATTCCATTCCAAAGTTGAAGTTATAGAATACAAGAACACTAGGGTTTATCTTCATACCCTCGCATTAACCAGACACAATCAGATCAAATTGAACACTTAAATCAGAAACAATCCCGCACAGAATGCCCCCGAATACACACGCATTTAAACCTTAGCTAAATCTGTGTTCTATTTCTTATGAAACGATAATCAATCACAAGTTTCATATAAATGATAAACAGAAAACCAGAAAAATAAAGAGATACCTTGTGTTTGGTTGGGGCGATGGGAAAGAGATACCGGTGTATTTCGTAATTCGTTCTTCTTCTCCGGGAGTTCAAGGGCACCACAGTGTATATGGCGGTAAATTTTGGAGGTAGTTATGAGGAGATAAAATAAGATGGAAAATCCCGTTTTCCTGCAGTAGGTGGTGACCTActtttggattatcacgttttgatgTCTACAAAAcgcaaaaaatcactttttaatatttttttaccaAACACTTAAAATAGATTTTTtacgatttcaaaacacaataatcaaaaaATCAGCTTAAAAAAGCAATCCCAAACCCAAACACATTAAAAACTGCCCAAGATGAAATTGATGAACATGTTGGAAGAGACAGACCGGTGGAGGAGTCCGACATAAAGAACTTGGCTTATCTCGATGCCATCATCAAAGAAACATTGCGTTTATACCCGGCTGCACCTCTCTCCGTTCCCCATGAGTCTATGGAGGATTGCGTTGTGAGTGGCTATGACATCCCAAAAGGCACACGTTTGTTGGTAAATCTTTGGAAAATCCACCGTGATCCAAACATATGGTCAGATCCTTGTGAATTTAAGCCTGAAAGATTCTTGACAAATCAAAAGGATATTGATCTCAAAGGAAACCATTTTGAACTGCTTCCGTTTGGTACTGGTAGAAGAATGTGCCCTGGTGTTTACTTTGCCTTACAGGTTTTGCCTTTAGCATTAGCGAATGTGATTCAACAGTTTGTGATAAACAGAACATCAAATGAACCGATTGATATGAGTGAAAGCtcgggacttactactagcaaaGCCACGCCACTAGAGGTCCTTCTTGCCCCTCGACTATCGCATCAAATGTATCATGTTGGCTCGTGACTGATATATATCAGCCATCAAATCAAATCAtttacaacccccccccccccccccccacacacacacacacacattgcgaaataaagataaattAATTAGCTTGAGTTTCTGTTAAGGTAATCCTCAAATCGCATATCCAATGGTAACCTGATTATCAGCATGTTCTACTGGTCTGTGATGTGGTTGAAAATTAAGGTTTGGTGGTAGCTAGCACTACAAGAATTTATGGCATTAGGGGCGACAGCATTAGTGGGGACATGCTAAATGTCGTCGCTAATGCTCATGATCCGCATGCCATCCATCTGAGTTAATTCTGGCCGTTGATAAACTGATTAATCCAAGGGCTCACAATTATTCATCCCCAATTTCATTTCCCTCCAAACAAGATCTTCCTTTATCCCTAATTAATCATTTCCCCCCAAACAAAACCCTTTCATTGTCCCCAATTTCTCTCCCACCTGCAACCATACGACGCCCCGCATCTCCGACCACCATCCGGCCACCTCTGCATCTCCAACCATCATCAATGTCCGACCCCACCTCCCAACCACCTCTGCGACGTCCGACACCACTCTAACCACCAGCGACCCACCACAGACCATCACTGTTTGTTTGTAATTTGACCTACTCTGGTATGTACATTGCCGATTTGTTTGTAATTTGAGTAGATATGTAGTGATTGACTTGTAAAACTTCTAGATACGTAGTGTTTGAGGTAAGTTTTTGAGTCTAAATCCTAGTAGTAGATTATTGTAGTTTTTGAGGTAATTTTTGAGTCAGATTTAGGAGATTTTATTctgattgtgatgtttggttgattttgattttgactttctTTGTTGGTCAAACATATGTACGCATAGAGTTGAACAAACCTTAAACGATTATGTGTTGTTAAAAGTATATTTTTAATAGAATATGACTGACTTATTCCAAAATATCTAAACATGAACCTTTTTGTTTAAGTTTGTATTGTAAAAGGCATACCAGACATGGTGTAAGAGCATATAAAAAATGAAGATTAGAGTTCCATATGTGTGTTTTGATTCCAGTATGAGttaataattagtttttttttttaaattaaagagATAACGCTCTAACATAGAATACATAAGTTGATCAATACATATTTTGGAAAACCACCCGCATATAGAGGTGAAATGACTAATAATGCAATAGCTGCTCGCAATTGAACCGTCAAGCTGCCACGCTTGAACCCGTCAAGCAGTGGCATAGCTTTCAAGGGGCCGGTGGCTTCCGACCCCCCGGTGGTCGAACCCTGGTGGTCGCATGTGACATAGAAAGGTGCCTATTGTTGTACGCACCGATTAAGTTGCGAGTACGATCTTGATATGCTCTGCGTTTGACTATTTCTTTTTGTTAAGATTAAGGTATGAAGTCGGTGCCATAGTCATATTAGTTAAATTGCTATTTCATATAAACCAAATAGTGATATGCATTTTTTACTCTGTCTAGCGTATTTACATATTTAGCATTTATATCTGAAGGGGACTCTAAAAGTTGTAATGCTTAATTCTCAAATCATATACGAGCCATATGGTCCCAGTGAGCCCATCTCCTTTTTATGAAGGTTAGATTTAAATTCTTTAAAATCTTATTATTATATGCGATTGCTAACAAAGTTTCTGATACAACTTCTAATAATATAGGTACCATGCTTGTTTCAACATTGAACTCTAAATGATAGTCTTAAAACTACTTTGGATTTACGAACTTGTGGTATCATATGTAGGTGGTTTACAAATAGTGGACGGAGAAGAACAAAAGATGATATCTTTCTAGAGGTTGCACCTTGCTCCTTATTACCAAATTCATGGAAGCTTACATGCTGCATTTTCTACACATGAGTAGTACTCATAGTTATTTTGATCTGTTCGATGATCCCTACTTCCTTGCAGCTAAGTTTATCATTATGTTTGTAGAAAGTATAATACAATGATATTTTGACTTGACGCTTCTCTTTGGATTTACATGCAGCTAAAGAATCCTATGCTATTGCCCAATTGCGAAAATCTGGttactaaaaaaaaaattctacaTGGAGGCTGTAAACTTATATAAAGTGGTACACATCTTATTAGAGGCGTCTATTATTTTGTCGAAAGAATAACTTATTATTGATGATTAGCATAGTCTGTTGGTTATTATTATTTGGGCTTTTATGGTCATTCACAATAGCGATGACACACCCTTTTTAGCGACGACAGGCGACCAATAGCGGCCGAGCTATAGCGAcgacatgtcgccgctaaaagtcaatagcggcgacaaaaaggacttttagcggcgacacgtGTCGTCGCTAAAAGTACATGTTTCTTGTAGTGAACGTAAGCAATTTACTCActgaaatttcttttcttttatcTAAGCAAAATATCATTATTAGTTTTTTGTGTTTTGCCTTTAGCATTATCCAATGTATTTCAAGAGTTTGTGATAAACAAACCAACAAATGAACCGGTTGATATGAGTTAAAGCTGGGGAATATCAACCAGCAAAGCAACGCCACTGGAGGTCCAAGTTGCCCCTCGTTTCTGATAAATTGTACCATGTTGGCGCgtaatcccccccccccccccccccctccataGTACAAAATATAGATGAATTAATTTGTTTGTTAAGTTATAAACATCCTTATCAATATGAATGCATGCTTCGGTTCTTGTGTGTATGAGAAAATAGAATACTAGTCTAGATAACAAGACTTCTCTCATTTTCTGTAAGACTTCACTGAACTGATTATAATTCCTAGCCAAGGTTGGTTTGTGCCTGAATTTGTAATGTCTTGTGAATGTATCAAACAATTCACAATCTCATATGATTTTGTAATCCAACAACAAAACAGAGACCAATTTCACAATGAACACAACACGAGGGAGCTTAACCACCCCACAAACCAAATCTAATATGAACCTTAGATCTCATATGACTCGAAAGAAAATAATTATTTCAAAAAGAAATGGATTAGAACCCATCGCTCAACACAATGTTAGAATTTGAAATCACGTGTGCTTCTACTAAACATTTCTAGAACAATTTGCAACCTCATTTTATTGCAACAAACAAGTTCATGTAGATAAATAGTCATCCACAAAGGAAAATTCCCTCCACATGTATTCACAGATAGCATTTGCGGGTTCAAGTTGTGATAACCTTACAACCCGAGATATCAAAATGAATAATCAAGAAAACCTTCTTAAATATACCTCTTACTCCTTTGATAAAGTGTGCTAGAATTCATTTTGTGTTCTTATCCTTGGCGCCTCAAGAATTCATTTGCAGAATTAGGGTTTTTAGTTAGTGCTTCTTGGTTTAAGTCCCGGGTTCCTAATAAACACATAATGCAacacgtattagtgtattaaccaaatttaactttaacgataatcacgagatcaaaacctcaACGTACttaacaaagtatagccttatACAGGCAGCAATTTGACATCCGTTGATTTGTTTTAGATCGATCGGACATGGTATCGTACAAGTGATCGGGGGTAGCACACTTTCTACAAAGCAGAGTTTCGTGGTTTAGGAATTAATATAATAAAACGAGAGAGCGAGAGAAAGTGATTGAGACTGACCAGATTGAAATGTCCCTGAACTGCTCCATTTATAGCCGAAATATGGGGCCGCCGCGTCACGTGACCGGCTTCGCTTATCATCGTCGCGTCGCGCGACTAGG
This is a stretch of genomic DNA from Helianthus annuus cultivar XRQ/B chromosome 16, HanXRQr2.0-SUNRISE, whole genome shotgun sequence. It encodes these proteins:
- the LOC110915787 gene encoding cytochrome P450 CYP82D47, whose amino-acid sequence is MESPLSFLTTVTSIFVVLAIDLILRQKRLNIVKNQAAPQAKGSWPIIGHLHLLGGSRPPQQVLGDMADKYGPIFTIKLGIHQVLVVSSGEVAKECFTTHDKVFASRPKAKASEIMAYNYAMFGLAPYGDYWRQVRKIVMLEVLSQRRVEMLGLVRFLEVRASTKDLYEAWLMKKESEGSDMVQVDMKQWFGNLVFNILVRIISGKRYQLNDEEGVRFQKVARKLFELLGAFVVSDYIPFTNRFDIGGYEKEMKMTGKEMDNIIEGWLKNRKREKESGQQQEGDQFFMDVLISILQDASKEDFPGYDHDTVIKATCLAMITAGSDTTSVTLTWALSLLLAIPNPNTLKTAQDEIDEHVGRDRPVEESDIKNLAYLDAIIKETLRLYPAAPLSVPHESMEDCVVSGYDIPKGTRLLVNLWKIHRDPNIWSDPCEFKPERFLTNQKDIDLKGNHFELLPFGTGRRMCPGVYFALQVLPLALANVIQQFVINRTSNEPIDMSESSGLTTSKATPLEVLLAPRLSHQMYHVGS